CTTTCAATTCATCAAAATCATATGTCTTAAGATAATACTTTCAATTCCCTCTCGCGGGATCAGAGCCTTTGCCTTTCGCACCTGCCTCATAATACACTGACCTCGCCTTTCAATTCCCTCTCGCGGGATCAGTGTTTCATACTCTGCGAGGCTGATGAGCCCCTCGCGCGCTTGACTTTCAATTCCCTCTCGCGGGATCAGTTAGTCTCAGCTAAAGAGGCGGCTTTGTTATTGACATTCCTGACTTTCAATTCCCTCTCGCGGGATCAGTCTGCACCAGTAGGCGGCAAATTCTTCAAAGCATCCCTTTCAATTCCCTCTCGCGGGATCAGTGTGCGTTTTTCATCAATTTTTTCCATTTTCGCGGCATTTTGTCGCCGCGTATCTTCAGGCAATAAATGTTTAAGGGTAGTATTTAGGTTTATACCCCCTCGTCCCCCGTGAAAGCTTATATAAAATGAGTGAAACTCGACCTGAAAACTCCAGCTTATAAATGTTTAACATCATTCCCCGGGCATCGCTGCCCAGCCCCACTATCCACCCAGAAACAGCGTCTACGACACGTTTACCCTGACAGCCAACTCCACACGGTTACCGTCAAAATCCATCACCGTAACACCCTCGTAACCCTCAAAGCCATGCACCAACCCATCCACAACATCCACACCATTCTCCAAAAGCCATTTCACCAACAGTTCAAGAGACCTCCGCGATGGCAGAACCAGCGAGAAGGATTTGAGCTGAACATGGTTTTCCGACGGAGGAGCCGCGTTCAACCCCGCCCATATATTAGCCCCAACATGGTGATGATATCCACCCGCCGACAGAAACAAAGCACCCGGAAAACTCCTCAAAGTCACGTCCAACCCAAGTAACCCATGATAGAACTGCTCCGCCTTCTCAAGACTCGAAACATGAAGATGAATGTGTCCAATACGTGTTCCGGATGGCAGCCGATACCCTGGGTCAAGAGACTTTGAAGAACCCTCTCCACTCAGCTCCTGCAGCAGCGAGTCGATGTTCAGAGGAAGCGTCCCCATCCTAAGCTCCTTCAACGAGGTGAAACCCCAGCGCTCCCTCGGCCTATCAACATAGAGCTCAATTCCATGAAGGTCGGGGTCGCTCAGATAAAGAGCCTCACTAACCAAATGATCCGCGAACCCCTCAAAGCTCCAGCGGTGAGCAACCCGTGTAAAGGCACGGGCAAGGTCACGGCGAGAAGGATAAAGAACAGCGAAATGGTAGAGACCACGTCTATTTGGTGGACGCGGCTCCGCACCCCTCTGCTCATGCAAGATGACAAGAGGAACATTTTCATCCGCACCAAGCACAGCAGCTCCCCCCAACATCCCAAACTGCCTAAACCCCAGCACACCCTTGTAAAAATCTAGAGACCTACCTAGACTGGAAACGGTTAAACCAACCCAACCCACACCCGTCGCCGGATCAAGCCTAAACATCCAACACCAAAAACCTAGGCATGCATATATAACCGTAGCAGAGTTAAAAAAAAATTGTTGGTAACGCGAAAACACTCTTATACGGTTTAGCGGAAAAGGGCTGTGTGGCGGGCAAGTGCCCCATATGCGGAGAAGACGTCACCTGGGCCGAGGAAAAAGCAGGCCTCTACACCTGTTTAACCGTGTGCATACCCGCCGTCCGCCACCCAGCCCACCTCCTCCAAAAACATCCAAAATACCTACACGAAGCAAAGAAACTAGCCCGCCCAGTCTTCTACCCCGTAGCAGCCCTAACAGCAGCCGCAGCCCTCACACTATTAGCAGGGCTCTGGCAAGCCTCAATACCTGCAGCGGCCCTGTCAGCCGTGTTCTTCACGATTGGCTGGCGTCGGCGGAAGACTCTCCTCCACCGTCACCAGTCTTTCTACTCCGTGAAAAATCTTTGACGATGAGAACCACGTTGACAGCTATGAGGAGCAGGACAAGTATCGGCCCCGCTGGGTAATATATTTCTCCTCGGAGGAAGAGGCTGATGTAACCGATTCCCGTCCACGCCGGTATGCTCAGCCCAGTCCATCTACCCAGCAAGTGGTCAAAAGGCACAGGCCCCCAGTAATCCGCCACAGCGTTTGCATCACCCTTAGTAATGAAGCCACCCGAAACCCTTGCCACAGCCCTGTGAACAATAATCGAACCAGGCACACCTTTCTCACCCGGCCTGTAGAAAACAATCACATCCCCGTTAACAGGGTCCGCTCTAACATCGTCGGGGCTAACCGGTAAAACGATTATGATGTCGCCCACCTCTATCACTGGACGCATGCTGCCGCTTTTGACCACGAGAAGCGGAAAAGTTACTCCCAAAGCTGTGTGCAGCAACGATAGTGCGAGCAACGTGGCGACAACCCCGAGCACGGCGGCGTAGGCGACGTTCCGCAACATCCTCCTCATTTTCTAGACACGAGGTCGACGAAGCCGCTTAAATGTTTGAGTCTCGCCCTCGCCACGGGGCTGCATAGTTCTCTGAGGCCTCTGTCCACCTCTCTGTCTACCCGACGGACGCAGCTTTCCCCATCTCAGCAAGCCGAAGACAGAAGATGTTGACACAGCGGCCGTCGCAGCTAAAACAACTCCCTGCCACTGCGGGTTATCGACAACATGCAGTATCGAGAGAGATTTATTGGCTTTCGACGAGTAGCCGGATGAATAAGTGTATTCACCTATCTTCATAGTCCATGTGTAGTCCCCCTCAGCGGCGTAGAGAACAGCTTTCCCCTCCTCATCTGTTACCTTTCTTTCTATGACCTTGTCACCGCGGTTCAGAGAAACCTCGGCTCCTGCCACTGGTTCACCGCTCGGGTCTATGATTCTCACATCCACCCGGTAAACCTTCGCCTGCAAATTAAGCTGCGTGGTCTGTACAAGAGAAATGGACTGCGACAGCACCACAGTGTCCTGGTAACTCACCTCCACCGCGAAATCACCTCTAGGAAGCTTAAGCTCCAGCCTTCCCGACTGGTCGGTGAATCCATCGCCGATTTTTCTACCACCCTGGGCAACAGATACGTAGGCAGCGGGAAGCACCGTGTCATCCATCCTCTTAACAGTAAGCCTCAGGTAGTAGACAGCGGCCTGCACACGTACAAGGTCTTCGTCAGCCCTGAAAACCGTCTGACGGTCGTAAACAGTCACCCCCTTGTAGCGAGCTGAGAGACGGTAGGTCGACGCGGGAATGTCTTTAAAGATGACTCTACCGTTTTCAATCTCGCCAGCCTTTTTTACAACACCAAGGACAATCTCGACATCACCCGACTCGAGTGGAGCCCCATCGTCGTCCACCACCTCCACAATCACATCCACCACATTCTTCGCCTTCAGCACGATTTCTCTGCTAGAGTCTATTCTGACTGTCTCCTCATGCACTCCGATGTTGAGATAGTTGACGGCGATGTTGTAGCTGCCGATTGGCAGGTTTTTCACAGATGCGCGGCCGTCCGAGTCGGTGACGTTTTCAGCTGAGATTTCTCCGAGTGAAACCGTTACCTGTGCTGAGGAAAGAGCTGTCTCACCGTCGGCGTCGAAAACACGGAAAACAACGTTGAAAACCTTGGTTGCTACAACAACTTCCTTCTGGTCAGCGTCCAACGTAAACTCGAAGCCGTCGTTAACCTTGACTCCTTTGTAATTCACCACTCCACGGTAAAGTATAGGCAGAAGACCAGATACAGTAGTCGCTCCATTCTCATCCGCCTGGAAAACTCCCAGAGAAACATCGTCGTAGGATTTGAGCTCCACCGCGCCCGCTATTCCCTCTCCCATGTCGTTGTTTATCTGGAGCTTGACTGTCCACAGGGTTGGTCTCAAAGTTATTCTCTGTTCATCCTGGTTTATCTCGACTGTTCCCGAGCCTATAACGTAGGTGCCTCGCGTAATCTCGTAGCTGTATCTTCCCGCTGGAATGTTTTGGAAACCTGTCGCCCCGTTAACAGTTGTCCTCTCGCTGCTGAAACTGCCCAACTGTATCCTCAGGCCCACTGTGGAGACAAGCCTCTCGCTACGCGTCCCCGAGGCATCCACCCTGAAGAAAACATCGAAAAACTTTCCATTAACAGACGTGTCATCGGGCGCTCTTACATCGCCTCTGAAAACCTCTGTGTCACCCATTTTGACCACGAGGCTGTAGGTTCTCGACTTCACCAACCCGAAGCCGAACTCACCGGTCGATGTTGTCACCGGGTCGCCGTAGGGGCTTGTGTCGCGATAAAGCTGGGCTTGCAGGGTTATCCCCGTTATCTGCTCGGCGCCGTCGAAGTCAAGGATGCGGACACGGTAGTTTACAAGGTCTGTTCGGGCCCTGTGGACGACCTGACCGCTTGAGACGGCTATGTTTGACGTGGTCTGGTAAACGTTTTCCCCGCGATATTCCACGTCGAGGGGGTAGTTTCCTGCAGGCAGCCTATCAAGTATGGCGACGCCGCTAGAGTCGGTTGTGGCCGACTCGAATCCCGTGGTGTTGCCCGACTGTCTCACACCATACCACACTTTGACGGTCGCCGAGGGCACGGGGTTGCCGTTCAGGTCCTCAACAATAGCCCTTATGCTGAAAAGGTTTAGGTCAAGCGTCAGCCCTGAGCCGCCGTAGGCTCTTGTGAATGTTCCGACATCATATCCCCGGTAGGTCGTGGAAATCGTGTATGTTGTGTTAGGCATGAAGGATATCGATGCGCGGCCGTCGGAACCCGTGGTCGTTGTGTTTGTGTATGAGCCGTAGGTGAGGGTGATGCGGACGTTTGGGACAGGGTTACCCAGCGCCGTTCTCGCGAAAAGCACCATGGTTGTGACATTCACTCTGACGGTTACCTGAGCGGGGTTTGATGGGTTAAGAAGGGAAGCGTTGAATACAGGGTTGTAGTACACTGTAAAACCTCGGAACAGAACCTCTACAGTTGCATTGGCTTTTCTGTTGAGACCTCCGAAAACTGCGTTACCGACTGAGTTTGTGGAATTCGTGGACGTGCCGTTTACTCTTACGAGTGCGCCGACGACGGGCTGGTTGGTGTCACTGGTGCGTACGTTGATGGTTACGCCGGTTGCGGCATGGGCCTCTGGTAACGACCCGAGAAACAGAAAGCATGCTGCCAGCAACGCGGCTGTCAACAGAATCGGCTGTAGGCGGTTGATATTGGCCATGTTACATCCTCTTATTTACTGGAATATATTTTGATGGTTCTCGAAGATTCTCAAGTATTCATGGGTCTTACCGGTGTGGGGCTTTACTTGTATGAGGAGGCTATTGTGTCAAGAGTCCATTTTACTGAATTCACTATTTCCCGTAACCTCGCCTCATCCCGGTAGTTTTTTACAACAATCTCCCGTGCAACATCGCCGTCATAAACCACTTCATAGGTCAACACACTGGATTGGTCAAGCTTACCTTCCGCGACCTTCTGGAGGTCGGCCTCCCGCATAGAGTCAAGCACTTTCCTCAGGAGAAAAGAGGAGAAGGGCCGCATTTCCTGTGTCACACGGATTTCTGGGTTAAAGACTATCCGCGCCTCTCTTTCCTTCAGTGTCATGGTGGCGAGCAGGCTGCCGGACCTGCTTCTAATCATTTTTAGAGAAGCCAGCTCCTTCTCAGCCGGCTCAGGCGGAGGCTGAGCCTTCTTGAAGCTCTTAGCCACAAGCTCTCGGTCAACTAGCTCGAGCAAAGACCTGACAGCTTCGGCCTCCTTCTCCAAATCACTCAGCCGCTGCTCCAGATAGGTCTTGAGCTCGGCGAGCCGCTTAACCTCCGCATCCTCAGGCTGCAACCCGTGGGCCAAAACGTATCAGAGGATATTAAGGGTTGCGAAAACTTTTCTGTCAACCTTCAGTTCCCAGCCTGTTTCTGGTTGCTAGATATCTGCGGTAGAGTTCGTCATAGATGGGTTGGCTTTCGCCGTGTATGGTTTCGGCTATTTTGATGCTTGATGCTGCTTCTGCGAGGTTTTTGAAGAGGCCCGTGGCGGTGGCTGCTGTGAGGGCTGCGCCGAGGGCTGCTGTTTCGCGTATCTCAGGTATCTGAAACGGTTTTCCCACCACTGTGGCCTTGAGCTTTGTGACAAAGCCCGTCGCGCCTCCTCCGCTTGATACAATTCTCCGCACCTTGGTTACCTGCTCGAAAATCTCGACTACACGGCGCAGCTCATAGGCGACCGCTTCAAAAAAGCTGCGTGCAACATGGTTCCAGCCATGGCAATAGGTTAGGTTGACCAACGAACCCCACACATCTTTCGTCATCTTCCATCCATCGGCGACAAACATTAGTCCTTCAGCACCAGGTGGAGCATGTTCGGCGAGCCTCTCAAAATAGGTGTAGTCACTGTTTGGAGAAATTTTTTCGACGAGCCATTTATGCATAAGCCCGAGCGGAGGCGAGACGCTCATCATGTAGAGGCCGCTGATGTATGAGGGATAGGAGTGTGGAGTCTTCTCTTTTACCAGCGTGGCCATGACCTCTGTGGCACCCGCCACATCAACCATCTCCCCTTCTTCGACGACGCCTGAGCCAATCATGGCTGCGAGACTGTCTCCTAAAGCCACGACAACGGGAACACCCGGCTTCAGGCTAGCCCGTTTCGCAGCATCGTCATCTACATAACCCAAAACATCGGTGTAAGTCTGGACTTCACCCAGCAAGCTTGGATTGATTCCCGCATCTAGGCAAAGCCGCTCCAAGTCCTCAACCATGAACCATAGCTTATCCACACTGGTGCGCCCAGTCAACAGGTATCCAGCATACTCTTTCATGTCCAAGACTTTCGAGATTTTTGCATACACATTCGGCTCATGTCTCCTCAGCCAGACAAGGTTGCCGACCAATTTTCGCCCGATGTATCCCTGAGAACCTTCCATCTCCTCCGCAGCTAGGTCAGCTCTTTTATCAAGGTGGCTTAGGACAGGGTAAACCGGGTTACCGAGTCTGTCAAGAAGAACTAGAGAGACACTCTGTGCCGTGACACCCATGGCCTCAACTCTTCTTCCATCCAGCTTTTTCATCAAAAGCCTAAGCGATTCAAACATTTTGTCCCTGATTTCGCCCGCGTCATGCGTAAATATGCCGCGGGATGGTGAATAGATGTTAAGCGGCAGCCTCGCCTCAGCGAGAAGCTGACAGCATTCGTCTACGGCAACGGCCTTAACAGCCGTCGTCCCCACATCGACACCTATTAAACATCTCCCACGCTCCGCCATCACTTTACAGACCATGGGCAGATATTTATCCGAAAAACTAATCAAGTCATATGCATCTCTGGCTGGTGGTTCTCTGTGGGGAGCAGCTTACCTAACGTCTATGTTCTCGACCATCCCTACGCTCAAATGGTTTTGACAAGGCTTCGCGACAAATCCACGGGACAGATTGAGTTCCGTAAAGGGCTTGTGAAGCTGGGGAGGCTTATAGGCTTTGAGATAGCGAGGCATCTGCCCGTGTCGAAGAAATTAGTTACCACACCGCTGGAGGTTGAGGCGGAGGGTGTCGAAATACCGGATATAGACAAAATTGTACTTATCACGGTTTTGAGAGCGGCTATGCCTCTTGCCGAGGGTTTGTTGAAAATTTTTCCCACAGCGAGGCAAGGTGTGGTCAGCGCGAGAAGGGTTGAGGAAACCTATTCAGGTGGCTTGGATTTTGAAATCGAGCTAACATATCTACGAATACCACGGTTAAACGGCTCGGAGATAGTGATTATCGCCGACCCTATGCTGGCAACGGGCTCGACCATGCTTAGGGTTGTTGAGGAAGTTTACAAGGTTGGGAAACCAAAGAGGCTCATGTTCGCCACCGTGATATCCACGATGCAGGGAATCAGCCGTGTCCACAGTGTTTATCCCCAGACAGAAATCTTCACCGTCGCAATCGATGAGAAGCTGAACGAGAAGGGTTTCATCGTGCCTGGTTTGGGTGATGCGGGGGATAGAGCCTTCGGTTAGGCTAATTTTTTTGAAAAGCTAATATTCCTTCTCTACCTTTCTTACATGTTGACCGGGTTTAGTGTTGATGTTTTGGTTGTTGGGAGTGGAGCCGCGGGCTTGGTGGGTGCTCTCACGGTCAGAAGCGCTGGATACGAGGTTCTGGTTGTGGAGAAAACCGATTTGGTTGGAGGCTCCAGCGCTATGTCTGGCGGCGGACTCTGGATTCCCAATAACCATGTCTCGAGAGAAGCGGGTGTAGAGGATTCGTTTGAGGCGGCGTGGACCTATTTGAGCCATGTTGTTCCCGAGGCTGGTGAAGCAACTTCTCCCGAGAGACTGAGAGCCTACCTAACCCATGGACCCGAGATGGTGAAGTTTCTCGCGGATATGGGGTTTAGATGGAGGCCGGCGCTCGGATACCCCGATTACTATCCCGAGACCCCCGGCGGCTCGGTTAAGGGCCGATGCATAGAAGGCGCTGTCTTCGACGCGCGTAAACTGGGGCCATGGGCGAGAAAGCTGAGACGCTACCCCGGCGCTCCCCCAATCCCCATTCACACAAACGAGGCTTGGAAAATGTATCTAGCACGAAGCAGGATAGGCATCGCCGCTTTTCTGAGGCTCGGCGCACGTCTAATCGGTCACAGTCTCCTCGGACGCAAGCCTTTGACCATGGGCGGCTCTCTTGTGGGGCAGCTGCTTTATCTCTGCCTGAAAAAGGGTGTCAGGATTTGGCTCGAGTCGCCGCTCAGGTCACTGGTTGTTGAGAATGGACGCGTAACGGGGGCCGTGGTTAATCACGAGGATAGGGATGTGGTTGTTGCTGCACGTGGCGGCGTTCTGCTCACATCAGGCGGCTTTGAACACAACCAATCCATGCGGGAAAAGTATCTACCCAACCCGACCAAAGCCGAGTGGGCCGTGGGCTCTCCCGGCAACACGGGCGACGCGATACAGGCGGCTGTCAAGATAGGGGCTGCGACGGCTTTAATGGACAAGGCGTGGGGCGGGCCCATAGCCATAACACCGGACGGAAAACCCGTTTTCATTCTTGCCGAACGCAGTCTTCCTTTCGGCATAATCGTTGACCCAAACGGTGAGAGATTCATGAACGAGTCAGCCTCCTACGTCGACTGCTGGCACAACATCTACAAACATCATAAAACAACACCATGCATACCCGCGTGGCTGATAATCGACCAGAGGCACAGGTCCAACTATCTATTCGGAACTCTCATGCCAGGACGGACGCCTGAAAAAGCCACTGGGCCCCAGTATCTGTTGAGGGCGCACAGTCTCGAGGAGCTTGCTCGGAAAATCGGTGTAGATGAGAAAGGTTTGCTGAGGACTGTTGAGCGGTTTAACGAAATGGCTGTTAAAGGTGTGGACGAGGATTTTCACCGTGGAGAAAGCGCCTACGACAGGTTCTACTCGGACCCACGTGTCAAGCCCAACCCCAACCTCGGCCCGCTCACCAAGCCACCATACTACGCCACGGCTATCTACCCCGGAGAACTCGGAACATGCGGAGGCCTTCTCACCGACGAAAACGCACGGGTAATGCATGTCGACGGACATCCCATACCCGGCCTCTATGCAGCGGGAAACACCACAGCAGCGGTCTTCGGCGGAACGTACCCAGGCCCAGGCTCCACACTGGGCCCAGCATGCACCTTCGCATACATCGCAGCCAAACATATCGTAGAAACGCTGAAGTGAGCCGGGGAGGGGATTTGCACCCCTGTAAAGCGGCTCTGCAGGCCGCCGCCTCGCTGCTCGGCCACCCCGGCCCATCAGATTATGCTACATGCCTGCTTTTGATTTTAACGTTTGATCGGCTTAGGCGGCTTGGTTGTAG
The sequence above is drawn from the Candidatus Caldarchaeum subterraneum genome and encodes:
- a CDS encoding glyoxalase family protein — its product is MFSRYQQFFFNSATVIYACLGFWCWMFRLDPATGVGWVGLTVSSLGRSLDFYKGVLGFRQFGMLGGAAVLGADENVPLVILHEQRGAEPRPPNRRGLYHFAVLYPSRRDLARAFTRVAHRWSFEGFADHLVSEALYLSDPDLHGIELYVDRPRERWGFTSLKELRMGTLPLNIDSLLQELSGEGSSKSLDPGYRLPSGTRIGHIHLHVSSLEKAEQFYHGLLGLDVTLRSFPGALFLSAGGYHHHVGANIWAGLNAAPPSENHVQLKSFSLVLPSRRSLELLVKWLLENGVDVVDGLVHGFEGYEGVTVMDFDGNRVELAVRVNVS
- a CDS encoding signal peptidase, type I, which encodes MLRNVAYAAVLGVVATLLALSLLHTALGVTFPLLVVKSGSMRPVIEVGDIIIVLPVSPDDVRADPVNGDVIVFYRPGEKGVPGSIIVHRAVARVSGGFITKGDANAVADYWGPVPFDHLLGRWTGLSIPAWTGIGYISLFLRGEIYYPAGPILVLLLIAVNVVLIVKDFSRSRKTGDGGGESSADASQS
- a CDS encoding carbohydrate kinase; the protein is MAERGRCLIGVDVGTTAVKAVAVDECCQLLAEARLPLNIYSPSRGIFTHDAGEIRDKMFESLRLLMKKLDGRRVEAMGVTAQSVSLVLLDRLGNPVYPVLSHLDKRADLAAEEMEGSQGYIGRKLVGNLVWLRRHEPNVYAKISKVLDMKEYAGYLLTGRTSVDKLWFMVEDLERLCLDAGINPSLLGEVQTYTDVLGYVDDDAAKRASLKPGVPVVVALGDSLAAMIGSGVVEEGEMVDVAGATEVMATLVKEKTPHSYPSYISGLYMMSVSPPLGLMHKWLVEKISPNSDYTYFERLAEHAPPGAEGLMFVADGWKMTKDVWGSLVNLTYCHGWNHVARSFFEAVAYELRRVVEIFEQVTKVRRIVSSGGGATGFVTKLKATVVGKPFQIPEIRETAALGAALTAATATGLFKNLAEAASSIKIAETIHGESQPIYDELYRRYLATRNRLGTEG
- a CDS encoding uracil phosphoribosyltransferase, whose protein sequence is MGSSLPNVYVLDHPYAQMVLTRLRDKSTGQIEFRKGLVKLGRLIGFEIARHLPVSKKLVTTPLEVEAEGVEIPDIDKIVLITVLRAAMPLAEGLLKIFPTARQGVVSARRVEETYSGGLDFEIELTYLRIPRLNGSEIVIIADPMLATGSTMLRVVEEVYKVGKPKRLMFATVISTMQGISRVHSVYPQTEIFTVAIDEKLNEKGFIVPGLGDAGDRAFG
- a CDS encoding 3-oxosteroid 1-dehydrogenase, producing MLTGFSVDVLVVGSGAAGLVGALTVRSAGYEVLVVEKTDLVGGSSAMSGGGLWIPNNHVSREAGVEDSFEAAWTYLSHVVPEAGEATSPERLRAYLTHGPEMVKFLADMGFRWRPALGYPDYYPETPGGSVKGRCIEGAVFDARKLGPWARKLRRYPGAPPIPIHTNEAWKMYLARSRIGIAAFLRLGARLIGHSLLGRKPLTMGGSLVGQLLYLCLKKGVRIWLESPLRSLVVENGRVTGAVVNHEDRDVVVAARGGVLLTSGGFEHNQSMREKYLPNPTKAEWAVGSPGNTGDAIQAAVKIGAATALMDKAWGGPIAITPDGKPVFILAERSLPFGIIVDPNGERFMNESASYVDCWHNIYKHHKTTPCIPAWLIIDQRHRSNYLFGTLMPGRTPEKATGPQYLLRAHSLEELARKIGVDEKGLLRTVERFNEMAVKGVDEDFHRGESAYDRFYSDPRVKPNPNLGPLTKPPYYATAIYPGELGTCGGLLTDENARVMHVDGHPIPGLYAAGNTTAAVFGGTYPGPGSTLGPACTFAYIAAKHIVETLK